The Pseudodesulfovibrio sp. zrk46 genome contains a region encoding:
- a CDS encoding 4Fe-4S binding protein encodes MKDILTPSRFRLAVQAVFTLFCVYVGFRFVAFLDWAMGRSEVFVPKPGAVEGFLPISALLGLRQWISTGVWDTVHPAGLTIFLAILCMAVLFRKGFCGYICPVGFLSNLQERLGRKLGLAMVPHKYIDYPLTALKYGGLGFFVYIVFSMPARGVSEFINSPYNMVADAKMLDFFLAPSTLSLGVIAGLVVFGVVVRNAWCRYLCPYGALLGIVSWFSPTFIKRDADTCIGCGKCTKQCPSGIRVEGKLAVRTPECIGCAECVGACPVDGCLGFSVAGGGKAPWLLVGIGVVAVLLGFYVWAQLTGHWDADVPPSMFRKIYPMFLKMS; translated from the coding sequence ATGAAAGATATATTGACCCCTTCACGTTTTCGTCTGGCCGTGCAGGCCGTATTCACTCTCTTCTGTGTTTACGTGGGATTCCGTTTTGTCGCCTTTCTTGACTGGGCCATGGGGCGGTCCGAGGTCTTTGTTCCCAAGCCGGGCGCGGTGGAAGGATTCCTGCCCATCAGCGCATTGCTGGGCCTTCGTCAGTGGATTTCGACGGGCGTATGGGACACGGTTCACCCGGCAGGTCTGACCATCTTTCTGGCCATCCTGTGCATGGCCGTCCTGTTCCGCAAGGGGTTCTGCGGCTACATCTGCCCGGTGGGATTTCTGTCCAACCTACAGGAACGACTGGGGCGCAAGCTCGGTCTGGCCATGGTGCCGCACAAATACATCGACTACCCGCTGACCGCCCTCAAATATGGCGGCCTCGGCTTCTTCGTATACATCGTCTTTTCCATGCCCGCCCGCGGTGTCTCCGAGTTCATCAACAGCCCCTACAACATGGTGGCCGATGCCAAGATGCTCGACTTCTTCCTCGCGCCCTCAACCCTTTCGCTGGGGGTTATCGCAGGACTGGTCGTGTTTGGTGTGGTGGTGCGCAACGCATGGTGCCGCTATCTCTGTCCGTATGGTGCGCTGCTCGGTATCGTTTCGTGGTTCAGCCCCACCTTCATCAAGCGCGATGCCGACACCTGTATCGGCTGCGGCAAGTGTACGAAGCAGTGTCCGTCAGGCATTCGTGTCGAGGGCAAGCTGGCCGTGCGCACACCTGAATGCATCGGTTGCGCCGAATGCGTGGGGGCCTGCCCGGTGGATGGTTGCCTCGGTTTCTCGGTTGCCGGGGGCGGCAAAGCCCCATGGCTGCTGGTGGGTATCGGCGTGGTGGCCGTGCTGTTGGGCTTCTATGTCTGGGCGCAGTTGACCGGGCACTGGGATGCGGATGTGCCGCCTTCCATGTTTCGAAAAATTTATCCCATGTTCCTGAAAATGTCGTAA
- a CDS encoding ABC transporter substrate-binding protein: MRRVLLIVALLVLMCAGHARGEAIIAVTEEWPPYTFTEDGEIKGFVSEIVHEVLDRSGLEHKIEVYPFARSYETARQQPYVLLYPVFRLPVREDDFQWIKIEGLAVTMSLFRPEWRDIEIKSLEEAKLYRIGVTRETSTHHFLRSKGFKENVNLFPVNCEQQNTLKSAPETMRIDMTTGDPRSLACWLRHAKLPEDYWVEVFPLFKEDIYMAFGHATPPATVEKVRRALQALEAEGRLDEIIVKHCKIYR; encoded by the coding sequence ATGCGTCGAGTGCTGCTGATTGTTGCTCTTCTCGTGCTGATGTGTGCTGGGCATGCTCGGGGAGAGGCTATCATTGCGGTCACTGAAGAGTGGCCTCCTTATACCTTTACTGAAGACGGTGAGATCAAGGGCTTTGTGTCCGAGATCGTACACGAGGTATTGGATCGGTCCGGTCTGGAGCACAAGATCGAAGTCTATCCCTTTGCCCGGTCCTACGAGACGGCCCGCCAGCAGCCCTATGTCCTGCTGTATCCGGTTTTCCGCCTGCCCGTCCGAGAAGATGATTTTCAGTGGATCAAGATCGAGGGACTGGCTGTCACCATGTCCCTGTTCCGGCCCGAATGGCGCGACATCGAAATCAAGTCATTGGAAGAGGCCAAGCTCTACCGTATCGGTGTGACCCGGGAAACATCCACTCATCACTTTTTGCGTTCCAAAGGCTTCAAGGAAAATGTGAACCTCTTCCCGGTCAATTGCGAACAGCAGAACACCCTCAAGTCCGCCCCGGAAACCATGCGCATCGACATGACCACCGGCGATCCCCGATCCCTTGCCTGCTGGCTCCGGCACGCCAAACTCCCGGAGGATTACTGGGTGGAGGTCTTTCCTCTCTTCAAGGAAGATATTTACATGGCTTTCGGACACGCTACCCCTCCCGCCACCGTAGAGAAGGTGCGACGCGCTCTCCAAGCCCTCGAGGCCGAAGGCCGCCTTGACGAAATCATCGTCAAGCACTGCAAGATTTATCGCTAG
- a CDS encoding GlxA family transcriptional regulator, whose product MSGRKCVFFVIAAMSVSLYFGSMKKRMEFFLYPGMVALDVSGPLEVFHAADEMLSRNGREEDGYELIFSAIRPGPVPTSSGLRFHADVRPGMAEVDTLLVPGGMVAEAVSTEPSVADAVRKAAGKARRVVSVCTGAFLLAAAGVLDGRRVTTHWMMTDRLAELYPDIQMEADAIYVQDGDVATSAGVTAGIDLALAMVEDDYGPDLAIEVARLLLLYRRRPGSQSQFSATLALQAKVGKRFKPLMDWVETHLDQKLTVEQLAEKAHMSPRTFARIFPSETGMSPARFIEQMRIDRARELLESGAEGLEHVALEAGFGREERLRRAFQRRLGVSPAQYRAHFTKGEYYDQRSYLRDIHL is encoded by the coding sequence ATGTCTGGCAGAAAATGCGTGTTTTTTGTCATTGCTGCCATGTCAGTTTCTCTCTATTTTGGTTCCATGAAGAAGCGCATGGAATTTTTTCTGTACCCCGGCATGGTGGCCTTGGATGTTTCCGGTCCTTTGGAGGTCTTTCACGCTGCGGACGAGATGCTTTCACGAAACGGCAGGGAAGAGGACGGCTACGAGCTGATCTTCTCCGCCATCAGGCCCGGTCCGGTGCCGACGTCATCCGGGCTGCGGTTTCATGCGGACGTACGCCCCGGCATGGCCGAAGTGGATACCCTGCTGGTGCCGGGAGGCATGGTGGCAGAGGCTGTTTCCACCGAGCCCTCAGTAGCTGATGCCGTCCGTAAGGCCGCAGGGAAGGCTCGTCGGGTGGTGTCTGTCTGCACCGGAGCCTTTCTGTTGGCCGCTGCAGGCGTCCTTGACGGGCGCAGGGTGACGACCCACTGGATGATGACTGACAGGCTGGCCGAACTTTATCCCGATATTCAAATGGAAGCGGACGCCATCTATGTGCAGGACGGAGATGTCGCCACCAGCGCGGGGGTGACGGCGGGAATCGATCTGGCCCTTGCCATGGTGGAGGACGATTACGGTCCAGATCTGGCCATTGAGGTCGCCCGGCTCCTTCTTCTCTATCGCCGCCGTCCCGGCAGTCAGAGCCAGTTCAGTGCAACCCTTGCGTTGCAGGCCAAAGTGGGCAAGCGCTTCAAGCCCCTCATGGATTGGGTCGAAACCCATCTTGATCAAAAGCTGACCGTGGAGCAGCTCGCTGAAAAGGCGCACATGAGCCCGCGGACCTTTGCACGAATTTTTCCGTCGGAAACAGGCATGAGCCCGGCCCGGTTCATAGAGCAGATGCGGATCGATCGCGCGCGCGAACTGCTCGAATCAGGTGCCGAAGGCCTTGAACACGTCGCCCTTGAAGCCGGTTTCGGCCGCGAGGAGCGACTGCGCCGTGCCTTCCAGCGAAGGCTTGGCGTCAGCCCGGCTCAATATCGAGCCCATTTTACCAAAGGAGAATACTATGACCAAAGGTCTTACCTACGGGATATTCATCTATGA
- a CDS encoding DJ-1/PfpI family protein has product MTKGLTYGIFIYEQVAELDFVGPMQVFQASNHLLNSGQVVTIAADTRPIRGVGGLQVIPDYSLDDAPPLDVLLLPGTAEVDEYALGNDKAIEWVREQYDKVDYMTAVCTGGLILQKAGLLKGRKATTHWMLMDSLTNDPEVTELPEQRYVRDGKVVTSQGVSAGIDMALWLVGEIHTPDHARMVRKILQYDPAPPYTAEV; this is encoded by the coding sequence ATGACCAAAGGTCTTACCTACGGGATATTCATCTATGAACAGGTCGCGGAACTGGATTTCGTCGGCCCCATGCAGGTGTTTCAGGCTTCGAATCACCTCCTGAACAGCGGGCAGGTTGTGACCATTGCTGCGGACACCCGGCCCATACGTGGTGTCGGCGGCTTGCAGGTGATACCCGACTACAGTCTGGACGATGCACCGCCGCTGGATGTGCTGCTGTTGCCCGGCACGGCGGAAGTCGACGAGTACGCCCTCGGCAATGACAAGGCCATCGAGTGGGTCCGGGAGCAGTATGACAAGGTCGACTACATGACCGCTGTCTGCACCGGAGGCCTCATCCTGCAGAAAGCTGGTCTACTCAAAGGCCGCAAGGCAACCACGCACTGGATGCTCATGGATTCCCTGACCAATGATCCCGAAGTGACCGAGTTGCCCGAGCAGCGGTATGTTCGTGACGGCAAGGTCGTGACCTCGCAGGGCGTGTCTGCCGGAATCGACATGGCGCTCTGGCTTGTGGGCGAAATCCACACTCCGGATCACGCTCGAATGGTCAGGAAGATCCTGCAGTACGATCCCGCGCCGCCTTACACGGCGGAAGTCTAG
- a CDS encoding SAM-dependent chlorinase/fluorinase: protein MFKSKKESPPPCTIGLLTDFGLSDPYVGQMKAVFANKAPACKVVDITHGVAPFNVAQAGLFLTASYVHFPKDSVILSVVDPGVGTDRRIVGLKLDDRLLIAPDNGLLSLALKTAWANTIRAFDLSRAMDAPEKVSHTFHGRDVFAPLTAWLALGGNPAGLGGEIDPSDLLTQDWSQPAIKRNEATAHVLHIDRFGNCVLNLEAGDIGNPANLTLINPAGGPLAYVTTYADMPEGAPGLLEGSQGFLEIAVNQSSAARRFGLSMGDTINLTWDL from the coding sequence ATGTTCAAGTCCAAGAAAGAGTCGCCCCCGCCGTGCACCATCGGTCTGCTCACGGACTTCGGCCTGTCCGACCCTTACGTGGGCCAGATGAAAGCCGTGTTCGCCAACAAGGCCCCGGCCTGTAAAGTGGTGGACATCACCCACGGAGTAGCCCCGTTCAACGTGGCGCAGGCTGGCCTTTTTCTGACCGCGAGCTATGTGCATTTCCCCAAAGACTCTGTCATCCTGTCCGTGGTGGACCCCGGCGTGGGCACCGACCGCCGCATCGTGGGTCTGAAGCTCGACGACCGCCTGCTCATCGCCCCGGACAACGGTCTGCTCTCGCTGGCCCTCAAGACGGCGTGGGCCAATACCATCCGCGCCTTTGATCTTTCCCGCGCCATGGATGCGCCAGAGAAGGTCTCGCACACCTTTCATGGCCGCGACGTGTTCGCGCCGCTCACGGCATGGCTCGCGCTGGGCGGTAATCCCGCGGGGCTTGGCGGTGAGATCGACCCGTCCGACCTGCTCACGCAAGATTGGTCACAGCCCGCCATCAAACGCAACGAGGCCACGGCCCACGTCCTGCACATCGACCGCTTCGGAAACTGCGTGCTCAATCTCGAGGCCGGGGATATCGGCAATCCAGCCAACCTGACCCTGATCAATCCGGCTGGCGGCCCGCTGGCCTATGTCACCACCTACGCCGACATGCCCGAGGGCGCGCCCGGCCTGCTGGAAGGCAGTCAGGGTTTCCTCGAAATCGCTGTCAACCAGAGCTCGGCGGCCCGCCGCTTCGGTCTGTCCATGGGCGACACCATCAACCTCACCTGGGATCTCTAG
- a CDS encoding YitT family protein gives MFDFETKNKFRAITFGVPWNLMLLTFGSFLIAFSVKAVAVPHGLLTGGMSGIALLFYYAFGGLSTGQWYLLLNLPVFVLGWVFVSKRFFFYSLYGMVAVSIFIDMITYSMPIQDVWLAVMTGGGILGAGVGIALRSLGSTGGADILAVICKEKFNMSMGAFEFWFNAIGFIGGFLFLDIQIVLYSVAMTFVIAVAIEYVMGFGSERKMVIVVSEKHEEIRQEILVKLDRGVTMLKGTGGYSGDPKEVVLTMISSIQLKRLEELVYTIDPDAFFIMGSGFHVLGQGFSSRKVY, from the coding sequence ATGTTTGATTTCGAGACTAAAAACAAATTTCGCGCCATCACTTTCGGCGTACCGTGGAACCTGATGCTGCTGACATTCGGGTCGTTCCTCATCGCCTTTTCCGTCAAAGCCGTGGCCGTTCCGCACGGACTGCTCACCGGTGGCATGTCAGGTATCGCCCTGCTGTTCTATTACGCCTTTGGCGGACTGAGCACAGGTCAGTGGTACCTGCTGCTCAACCTCCCGGTCTTTGTGCTGGGCTGGGTGTTCGTCAGCAAACGGTTCTTCTTCTATTCCTTATATGGAATGGTGGCGGTGTCGATCTTCATCGACATGATCACCTATTCCATGCCCATTCAGGATGTCTGGCTGGCCGTGATGACAGGCGGCGGCATACTGGGTGCGGGCGTGGGCATCGCACTGCGGTCCCTCGGCTCCACAGGCGGTGCGGATATTCTGGCCGTCATCTGCAAGGAAAAGTTCAACATGTCCATGGGGGCCTTCGAGTTCTGGTTCAACGCCATCGGGTTCATAGGCGGTTTCCTCTTTCTGGACATCCAGATCGTGCTCTACTCCGTGGCCATGACCTTTGTCATCGCCGTGGCCATCGAATACGTCATGGGCTTCGGCAGTGAGCGCAAGATGGTCATTGTGGTATCGGAGAAGCACGAAGAGATCCGTCAGGAAATTCTGGTGAAGCTGGATCGCGGCGTGACCATGCTCAAGGGCACGGGCGGCTACTCCGGCGACCCCAAGGAAGTGGTGCTGACCATGATCTCTTCCATCCAGCTCAAGCGGCTGGAAGAGTTGGTGTATACGATTGATCCGGATGCGTTTTTCATCATGGGCTCGGGCTTCCACGTTCTGGGGCAGGGCTTTTCCTCAAGGAAGGTATATTGA
- the sppA gene encoding signal peptide peptidase SppA, with translation MHFRHILTLLALILILPGCAPKLKIFAAPTTEPLQEFTIEGEGEGKVALIYLTGFLASQPKQGLMRPTPSQVQELVSALRIAEKDEEVGAVVVAIDSPGGTTTASDIIYHELMGFKQRTGKKVVAAMFDVAASGGYYAALPADWILAHPTTVTGSVGVIFMRPKVQDLMDKVGVDVEVSKSGRDKDMGSPFRATTPEEAALFQGIIDDYAYRFHTLVAKHRKLTAKDMEQVKTARVFTANQAKAVGLVDQVGYVQDAFAKARQLAGLGKDARIVTYRRDTYPNDNPYNTMSATDTGKITMLGVDASFLMPPKAGFYYVWPQGMSQ, from the coding sequence ATGCATTTTCGCCATATACTCACTCTGCTCGCGCTCATCCTCATCCTGCCGGGATGTGCGCCCAAGCTGAAAATTTTCGCCGCGCCAACCACAGAACCGCTTCAGGAGTTCACCATTGAAGGAGAAGGGGAAGGCAAGGTCGCGCTCATCTACCTCACCGGGTTCCTCGCGTCCCAGCCGAAGCAGGGCTTGATGCGTCCCACTCCCAGTCAGGTACAGGAGCTGGTCAGCGCGCTCCGTATTGCCGAGAAGGATGAAGAGGTCGGTGCCGTAGTCGTGGCCATTGATTCTCCCGGCGGCACCACCACAGCCTCCGACATCATCTATCACGAGCTCATGGGCTTCAAGCAGCGCACCGGCAAGAAAGTCGTCGCCGCCATGTTCGACGTGGCCGCATCCGGCGGTTATTACGCAGCCCTGCCAGCCGACTGGATTCTGGCCCATCCCACCACGGTCACCGGCTCGGTCGGTGTCATCTTCATGCGTCCCAAGGTGCAAGATCTCATGGACAAGGTCGGTGTGGATGTCGAAGTGTCCAAGTCCGGCCGCGACAAGGACATGGGCTCGCCCTTCCGCGCAACCACGCCTGAAGAGGCCGCCCTGTTCCAAGGCATCATTGACGACTACGCCTACCGTTTCCACACGCTGGTGGCCAAGCATCGCAAGCTCACCGCCAAGGACATGGAGCAGGTCAAGACCGCCCGCGTATTCACTGCCAATCAGGCCAAGGCTGTCGGGCTCGTGGATCAGGTCGGCTATGTGCAGGACGCCTTTGCCAAGGCCCGCCAGCTGGCCGGGCTGGGCAAGGATGCCCGCATTGTGACCTATCGTCGCGACACCTATCCCAATGACAACCCGTACAACACCATGTCTGCCACCGACACCGGCAAAATCACCATGCTCGGCGTGGATGCAAGTTTCCTTATGCCGCCCAAGGCCGGGTTCTATTATGTCTGGCCGCAGGGCATGAGTCAGTAA
- a CDS encoding adenosylcobinamide-GDP ribazoletransferase — translation MLSFRCYLDNLAFMTRLAPSRIIPDENFGRLMAYMPAVGLTLGAVVVLPFALGLFGSAPWVQAWLMVMLSIYLTRGLHFDGVADVSDAVTTHTDPEKFWQVIKDSRSGAFGIVGLICVAVGQIILFHEMAAAGAYAAIAWAFVLGRTACVGFGYVVRHLTRPGLGKLHIDGASLPVVLGTTGATIVLGVFMAGPLPTIGAMLFTTAALYPLHKLAEHVKGANGDFLGCSILMGELAAGLGFALFI, via the coding sequence ATGCTCTCCTTCCGCTGCTATCTCGATAACCTCGCCTTCATGACCCGTCTGGCCCCGTCGCGCATCATTCCTGATGAAAATTTCGGCCGCCTCATGGCCTACATGCCCGCCGTGGGCCTGACCCTCGGCGCAGTCGTGGTACTGCCCTTTGCCCTCGGCCTGTTCGGCTCGGCCCCATGGGTGCAGGCGTGGCTGATGGTGATGCTCTCCATCTACCTCACCCGCGGCCTCCACTTTGACGGCGTGGCTGACGTGTCCGATGCAGTCACCACCCACACCGACCCCGAGAAGTTCTGGCAGGTCATCAAGGACTCCCGCTCCGGCGCGTTCGGCATTGTCGGCCTGATCTGCGTTGCGGTTGGTCAGATCATCCTCTTTCACGAGATGGCCGCAGCAGGCGCATACGCCGCCATTGCATGGGCCTTTGTCCTCGGCCGCACCGCCTGTGTCGGTTTCGGCTACGTCGTCCGCCACCTGACCCGCCCCGGGTTGGGCAAGCTGCACATCGACGGCGCATCGCTCCCCGTAGTGCTCGGTACCACCGGCGCGACCATTGTGCTCGGCGTCTTCATGGCAGGCCCGCTGCCCACCATCGGCGCCATGCTCTTCACCACGGCCGCCCTGTACCCGCTTCACAAGCTCGCAGAGCACGTCAAAGGGGCCAACGGCGACTTCCTCGGCTGCTCGATTCTCATGGGCGAACTGGCAGCAGGACTGGGCTTCGCGCTCTTCATTTAG
- a CDS encoding PocR ligand-binding domain-containing protein has protein sequence MELTDFMPEEGWVALQNELHQRFNLNADVMNKEGKRLRDNTWGNDLCKAIREDAKGFGAICAPAGQMFLQLMQKGQKPFAEECDAGMMRVCVPVLKDGEFLGAVGGCGLVADEGEVDGFTIEMMSDLDAELITQAAKGVSVASEDRVQEIQDFIQERVAEALA, from the coding sequence ATGGAACTCACGGATTTCATGCCGGAAGAGGGATGGGTGGCATTGCAGAATGAATTGCACCAGCGGTTCAATCTGAATGCCGATGTCATGAACAAGGAAGGCAAGCGCCTGCGCGACAACACCTGGGGCAATGACCTGTGCAAGGCCATCCGTGAGGACGCCAAGGGATTCGGCGCCATCTGTGCGCCTGCGGGCCAGATGTTTCTGCAGCTGATGCAGAAGGGCCAGAAGCCGTTCGCAGAAGAATGTGACGCGGGAATGATGCGTGTGTGCGTGCCGGTCTTGAAAGATGGCGAGTTCCTTGGCGCAGTCGGCGGCTGCGGGCTCGTGGCTGATGAAGGTGAGGTGGACGGGTTCACCATCGAAATGATGAGTGATCTGGACGCTGAGCTCATCACTCAGGCTGCCAAAGGCGTGTCCGTTGCATCCGAGGACCGTGTGCAGGAAATCCAGGATTTCATTCAGGAGCGTGTCGCCGAGGCTCTGGCGTAG
- a CDS encoding transporter substrate-binding domain-containing protein has protein sequence MKTFLSILVLLLLPGLVSAMDREIVVASGEWPPWTGKALPHYGFINHVVEEAFAREGYTVTFEFYPWTRNIHLLEHGEIDAASYWYMNKRRQEFALYSAPLSEEEVVFFHLKGKKLPDWQDLSELMGYRIGMVHGIPYLDQLWELKSAGVLHLFFSNTEKENFQKLLRRRIDIFPSARRMGEEVLKNEFPPKERDVITYTPKALITHKGYILFPKNRPESEQLRKAFNTGLKKLRADGTYHRLFKAMDRGAYALPPEQ, from the coding sequence ATGAAGACATTTCTTTCGATCCTTGTGCTGCTCCTGCTTCCCGGTCTCGTCTCTGCGATGGACCGGGAGATCGTCGTTGCTTCCGGAGAGTGGCCACCATGGACCGGAAAAGCGCTTCCCCACTACGGTTTTATCAATCACGTTGTCGAAGAAGCATTCGCGCGCGAGGGCTATACTGTCACTTTCGAATTCTACCCTTGGACACGCAACATACATCTACTTGAGCATGGCGAGATTGACGCGGCTTCATACTGGTACATGAATAAACGTCGGCAGGAATTCGCCCTGTACAGTGCGCCACTGTCCGAGGAGGAAGTAGTATTCTTTCATCTCAAGGGCAAAAAGCTCCCTGACTGGCAGGACCTCTCCGAACTCATGGGATACCGCATCGGCATGGTCCACGGCATTCCATACTTGGACCAACTGTGGGAGTTGAAGAGCGCAGGAGTTCTTCATCTCTTTTTCTCCAACACCGAAAAAGAAAACTTCCAAAAGCTGCTGCGCAGGAGAATCGACATTTTCCCCTCTGCCCGCCGCATGGGTGAGGAGGTTTTGAAAAACGAATTCCCACCAAAGGAGCGGGACGTTATCACCTATACTCCCAAAGCACTCATTACGCACAAAGGGTACATCCTGTTCCCCAAAAACCGCCCTGAAAGCGAGCAGCTCCGCAAGGCCTTCAATACCGGACTCAAGAAACTCCGCGCCGACGGCACATATCACCGCTTGTTCAAGGCCATGGACCGGGGGGCATACGCCCTACCGCCTGAACAATAA
- a CDS encoding pyridoxal phosphate-dependent aminotransferase produces the protein MQLISSQMTGYMEKASWIRKMFEEGIKLKQEFGVDNVHDFSLGNPDLPPPAAIKDALAELADQADQPFFLGYMPNFGYPDVRQRLAEEVSKEQGVEVPADCLVITCGAAGALNSVFRAVLEPGDEILTPAPFFVEYGFYAENHAATLKTVPSKPLTFELDLDGIDAAINDKTRVVLINSPNNPTGAVYTREELDGLAAILEKHNAKRDRPIYILSDEPYRFLAFDGVEVPSLLDVYKYSIVCSSFSKNLSMAGERVGYACVNPAIENKEPLMGAIIMANRILGFVNAPALAQKLLGKALGTSVDASIYDNRRKAMAEVLDNAGFKYTMPKGAFYFFPEAPGGDDIAFCAKLQEEKILAVPGTGFGCPGYFRLAFCVGEDVILRAKDAFKRAMDKA, from the coding sequence ATGCAACTTATTTCATCCCAGATGACTGGATATATGGAAAAGGCTTCCTGGATTCGCAAGATGTTCGAAGAGGGCATCAAGCTGAAACAGGAATTCGGTGTAGATAACGTACACGACTTCAGCCTCGGCAACCCTGACCTGCCGCCGCCGGCCGCCATCAAGGACGCCCTGGCCGAACTGGCCGATCAGGCCGACCAGCCGTTCTTCCTGGGATACATGCCGAACTTCGGCTACCCTGATGTTCGCCAACGCCTGGCCGAGGAAGTGTCCAAGGAACAGGGCGTGGAAGTGCCTGCCGATTGTCTGGTCATCACCTGCGGCGCAGCCGGTGCGCTGAACTCCGTGTTCCGCGCCGTGCTCGAACCGGGCGATGAAATTCTGACCCCGGCTCCGTTCTTCGTTGAGTACGGTTTCTACGCCGAGAACCACGCCGCCACCCTCAAGACTGTCCCGTCCAAACCGCTGACCTTCGAGCTGGACCTCGACGGCATTGACGCCGCCATCAATGACAAGACCCGCGTGGTGCTCATCAACTCGCCGAACAACCCGACCGGCGCAGTGTACACCCGCGAAGAGCTGGACGGCCTTGCCGCCATCCTAGAGAAGCACAACGCCAAGCGTGATCGTCCGATCTACATTCTGTCTGACGAGCCGTACCGTTTCCTCGCCTTTGACGGCGTGGAAGTGCCGAGCCTGCTCGACGTCTACAAGTACTCCATCGTCTGCTCCTCGTTCTCCAAGAACCTGTCCATGGCAGGCGAGCGCGTCGGTTACGCCTGCGTAAACCCGGCCATCGAGAACAAGGAACCGCTGATGGGTGCCATCATCATGGCCAACCGCATCCTCGGTTTTGTCAACGCCCCGGCGCTGGCTCAGAAGCTGCTCGGCAAGGCGCTCGGCACCTCTGTTGATGCCTCCATCTACGACAACCGCCGCAAGGCCATGGCCGAAGTCCTCGATAACGCAGGCTTCAAATACACCATGCCCAAAGGCGCGTTCTACTTCTTCCCCGAAGCTCCGGGCGGCGACGATATCGCCTTCTGCGCCAAGCTGCAGGAAGAGAAGATTCTGGCTGTTCCCGGCACCGGCTTCGGCTGCCCCGGCTACTTCCGCCTCGCCTTCTGCGTAGGCGAAGATGTCATCCTGCGAGCCAAGGACGCCTTCAAACGCGCCATGGACAAAGCATAG
- a CDS encoding PocR ligand-binding domain-containing protein: MKMTDLMTVEEWQALEKELHEKFKINAEVVEEDGKRVTGKRLWCNDLCKTIRESDKGVGGICAPSGQEFVRLTREERKPFIEECDICLAKINVPVVVNDELIGAVGGCGPLPEGNELEEFMVSVTMGLEEGEIAQLAESIPTASQERLEEIQAFIENKVAEVLARNS; encoded by the coding sequence ATGAAAATGACGGACCTGATGACCGTTGAAGAGTGGCAGGCTCTGGAAAAGGAGCTTCACGAAAAGTTCAAGATCAACGCCGAAGTCGTCGAGGAAGACGGCAAGCGCGTCACTGGCAAACGCCTCTGGTGTAACGACCTGTGCAAGACCATTCGCGAGAGCGACAAGGGCGTGGGCGGCATCTGTGCCCCATCCGGACAGGAATTCGTCCGCCTGACCCGCGAAGAGCGCAAGCCCTTCATCGAGGAATGTGACATCTGTCTGGCCAAGATCAACGTACCGGTCGTGGTCAACGATGAACTGATCGGCGCAGTCGGCGGCTGTGGGCCCCTGCCAGAAGGCAACGAACTGGAAGAGTTCATGGTCTCCGTCACCATGGGATTGGAAGAAGGCGAGATTGCCCAGCTGGCTGAATCAATCCCCACGGCCTCACAGGAGAGGTTGGAAGAGATTCAGGCCTTCATCGAAAACAAGGTCGCCGAAGTCTTGGCCAGAAACTCCTAG